Genomic DNA from Tautonia rosea:
AGGCCATCAAAGAGAACGCTGGTGGGTTGATTGAGGACGATTTGAACTGGGGACAATCGCTGACGACTCCCTGCCCCGCGAGGTGAAGCCAACTCCTGCCCGATCCGAAAATCGGGCAGGCCCGGCAAGGCTTCGGTGAGAAGAACAAGCAACTGGTTCGCCACCTTCGGAACACCAGGTCGCCGGTTCCTGAGTCGAACGATCCGGTCGATCCACTGGCCCCGATCGTCGTTCGGCCGCCGGGAACCGGCTCGGCTGGAACGTTCGTGAATGCCGAGCAAGAACAGGTCTCGATCCTCGTACGTCCCGCGAAGCACCCAGACGATGGTCCGCTCAAGGTCCGCAATCTGGGACCAACGGGGAGCCAACCACGGCTGGAAGGTCGGATCGTCCGCAGCCTCTTCTTCGAGTCCAAGCTCGCGGGCAACCTCCGAGATCCTCCAAACCGCTTTCCGCCTCGCAGCGGATCGGGCCAGGATCAGCACCGTAACCACTGACACCAAGGTGAGGATCGCAAGCCAAAGATCCAGCCGATCTGTTGTTACCACACACACGCTCCCGGGTCTTGGGGTGTTCCCCAATTGCTCACCGACGATGGTTCTCGATCGATCGATCCATCTGAACCTCGGTCTCGCCGGCTCGAACCCCATGATCCTGCTCGGACCGGCCTCCCGAGCAAGTTTGACAGGCAAGACCCCGATTTGACAGACTGATCATCCCGTGGGCGAGCCCTTTGCATTCCACAACCAATTTTCAATCCCTCAAATATGCCGATGCCGTTATTCCTGATTGCTGAGCGGGCTGAATTGGGCTGGAGCCCTCGCATCGGCGACCCCTCATTCATGGGTTGGTTGACCGTCGTGGCCTATTTTGCCGCGGCCATCGCCTGTGGAGGCGCCGCCAGAGCCGAGCGACGGCTCGACGCTGGCGGTCGCACGGTTCACCCTGTGTTCTGGAAAATCGACCATCTTCGAATCGCTCCAAAATCGGGAGCGAAGTCGCCAGGACGACGGGCCCTCTTCTGGTGGCTCCTCATGGTCGCCATGCTTGTCCTGGGAATTAATAAACAGCTCGATCTGCAAAGTCTGTTGACCGCCGTCGGTCGTCGGCTTGCGCTCGAACAAGGGTGGTACAAGGAGCGGCAGGCCGTCCAGCGCACGTTTATCGCCGGTGTGGCAATCGTCGGAGCGGGAGCAATCGCCTTACTCGCCGTCCTTTTCCGATCGGTCCTCCTGCGAAGACCGCTGGCGGCCATCGGATTGGTGTTTTTGTATGGGTTTGTGTTGATTCGTGCCGCATCCTTTCACCATGTCGATGCCTTCCTCAAGGACGAATTCCTGGGGATGCGCATGAATTGGCTGCTGGAGTTGGGAGGAATCACCTGTGTGCTCGCCTCCGCCCTTCGCGTGATTGCAGAAGCACGCAACTGGATCAAACGGTGAAGTGCTGCCGTTCCCTCCGGTTCCGCCTTCGACACCCCTTCACGGTAGATCGTCGCCGGATGATCCCTCGCTTGGTGCTCCCGCAATCACCAGAGTGATCGGCGGGGTGCTGTGCTCGGTCCCGGCCGCCTCAACCCGGCCGACCCCGAAGAAGGGGCGTTCGGTCGGCGAGACCCAGGGCTCGGCATAAAGAAAAACCGTTCGCTCCGTCTGTGATTCCGTAATCAAAACGCCATTCAACCCGATATTCAGCACGCGGACTCCGTGCGGCAGGTTCCGCACATCGATCGGCACCCGACCCGAGAAGCTCGCCGAACGATCGACCCTGAAGGTCAACTCGACCCGATCGCCGGGCCGGATGATCACTCGGTCGCGATCGGTCGAGACACGGAGGTCGGGTTCAGGTGTCACAGTGATCCAGGAGGATCGATTCCCTCCCGGCCGGATGTCGTGACGGATGAGCTCACCACTCGATCCGTCCCGAGCGGCCTCGGCCACGACCTGCCAGGGAGCTGACGAGAAGGTCGGAGCATCATGATCGGCCATCAGCAGCAAATCCGCCGTCATGTGCCCGGCTTCGACCCTGGCCGAGGTCGCTCGAATTCCCTTCGGAAGTCCTTCCACCCGCAGGTCGATCGGAGCGTTGAACCCATCAATGCGTTGGACATTCACCGGGATGACCGTGGCTCCTCCTCGGGGAATATCCGGGTGTTCGGTTCTCAAGGTCACGGCAAAGTCGGGGTGTGGCTCCCGGGCGACCAGATGATACCCGAACCCAGGGCCGCCGAGCCCCCGGGCATCACTCACCCGAATCTGGTACGTCCCATCCCGGGGCGGATCGAATCGGATTGCGGCATCCTTGCCCAGCCCGGGAGCATCATCGTTGCGATGAACGAGCGTGATCGGCGCGGCTCCGCCGGCTGGGAAGGTCGTACCGGGAGGATGAATCTCAACCTTGTCGATCGGTTGATCTTGCGGATGTTGCTCCGGGGTCGTGCCGAGGTAACTCAGCCGCCGCCCCCCGGCCGACCAGAACACCGCGTCGTCATCCGGATTTCTGGGCAAGGCAAACAGGCGGGTCAGCTCCCGACCAATCAGCACATAATCATCCTGTGCCAGTTCATCCCAGCGTGTCAGTCGGATTCGATCCTGCGTCGCGTCATGGTCCCGAAAGGCGACCGCGGTTCGAGCAACGGGGCGAAGCACCGCCAGGGGAACCGGTTTCCCCTCGGCATCGAGAATTTCAAGAATCGGATCAATCTCCGTCCCGAGTCGATGCCCGAAAACCTCGATCATCAACGGTTGACCAAATCGGGCGTTGATCGTCACATGATCAATATCCCCCTCGTGGTCGATCCGACCGGAGAGGCCGCCTGGCACCTCCAGTTCTCTCCCGCAACACGGCTCATCATTCGGCTCCTGCTCCACCCGCTGAGTCCCCTCGGCGACGACCACCTTCAGGTTGCCTTCGGCCTCTCTCCCGAAACGATCGGTGGCCGGCACCACCCGCAGCGTTCCCGGCGAGTCCGCCGAGGATGCGGAGACGCTTACGACCGACTCCCCCAGGTTTGCGCCGGAGACGGACAGTTCCGCAGACCCTCCCAAAGGGACTCCCAGCGGAAACACATCCTCAACTCTCGGAATTTCTCCGATTTCGATTCGATAAAAGTGATTCCCCGATCCGCCGAACTGCCGATCCGCGATCCGGAGCATCAGCAACTCGTCGGTGTCCGCTCGATATGAGAGAACGGATCGCCCCTGACCGACCATTTGGCCCGATTCGTTCCGCAACTCCAGAGCTGGGTCAAGTGCGGAGCCGAGCATTCCTCCACGATCAGTACAGACGACCGTCTGCCCCCGAGCTACGGAAAACCGCACATGGTCCACGTCTCCTGGAGTCTCAATTGTGCCCGCCAGGGTAGTGGGCCAGGAGAGCGTCTTGGCCTCGTCGATCGTCCGGTTCGGCTCCTCCTCGGCCGCTTCGGGAGCCGCATAGACTGCGAACGCCTGCGCCGCCGGAACTCCGAGCGGTGTCTGTACCCGAATGAGATGAGGACCGATTGGCGCATCTGCCTCAATGGAGACACTGATCCGAAGCCGATTCGGGTCGGGCGCCTCGCTGGGAACGATGGTCGCGACCAGCCTCGGATCATCAAACACGACCGCATTGGCCTGTCCCACACCCGTGCCGGCCAGATCCACCGTCACGGTCCGACCTCGCTCGGCCCCTTTCGGGCTGGGAGGGCCAAGCGAAGGGCGACGGACCAATTGCGGCGTTTCCTTCTTCGGCTCCGACTCCCCCGTCGAGGGTGCGGCCTTGGTTGCGGGGGGATCGAGCAGGCTGACCTCAATCCGGTCTTCTCCGGTGGATTCAGGAGTCCCGGGCAGAAGGACGAGTGCTCCATCATACCGCCCAAGCGCAAGCTGTGTGCCCGACGGGTCCAACGCTGCCGCCAGGGGCCAGTCCGGCTGTCGAGGCCAGGCATCGAGCGGAGCCAGTTCTGCCAGCGACCACCGCTTGACGGTCCCATCGTCGCCGGTCGAGATAAGCGAAGACCCATCAGGGGTGACCAGTAGATCGAGCACCGCTCCATCATGAGCGATGGCGGAGCGGTCGAGCGTCCCGGAGTCTCCCGCAAGCGTCCATCGACGGATCGTCCGATCGGCTCCAGCGGCGATCAAGGTCGCTCCCTCGTCGGCGAAGGTCACGGCATAGAGTTCTTCGGTCGCATCTCCGAGAGATTCGAGCCGTCGGCCACTCTCCGTCTCCCAGAGCTTGACGGTCCGGTCGCCCGAAGCCGATGCCAGCTTCGTTCCGTCCGGCGAGAAGGCCAGGGCGTAGACCGCATCGGTGTGCTCCCTGAGCGATCGGATTTCGTCTCCGGATTCCAGATTCCAGAGCGTGACGATGCGATCATAACTTGCCGTGGCCAGGACGGCTCCGTCCGGCGAGAGCGCGGCCGAGAGAATGGCATCGGCATGCCCCTTCCACGAGCCAAGCCGCTCCCCTGTCTCCACCCGCCAAACTGCCACGGTGCCGAAGAGTCCCGGCCGGCCTCCTACGGCGACCAATCGTTGCCCGTCGGGCGAGAAGATCAGGGCGTTGATTCCCCCTTCATGCCCTTCCAGCAACGCAGTCGGATCGCTGCAATCCGCGTCGAACAGGAAGATGTCGCTCCCTCGCGCGGCGGCCAGTCGACTGCCGTCTGGTGCATAGGAGACGGCCGAGACCGGATCGGCCACCTCTGCCGTGACCTCCACCTTCGGCAAGTGAGCCAGGGGATCGACGAGGGACGTCAGAGGGACGTCCTCCGACGGGCCATCGAAGACTGCCCCCTCAGCCACCCAGCGCGCAATAAGCTCAATCTCATCATCCGTCAGCGGTTCTTGCTTCAAGGGCATTCGGATGGCCGCATCCGGCTTCAGGACGGAGACGAGGTGACTTGCCTCGGGCTCTCCCGGCAGCAGGATCAGGTCCCCCTCGATGTCTCCTCCTTCCCGAAGCAAGGCGAACGAACTCATGTTCAGCCCGCCTTGCGCATCATCATCTTGATGGCAAGCCAGGCATCGGGAGACCAGGATCGGAGCAACCTGTTCGCGAAACCGGACCGGCTCCGCATCGCTCGCCAGAGCGATCCACGGCAAGGCGGCAAGGCAACACAACGCAGTCATTCGCGGAGGTCTCCTGCGATCTTCGAGGCGATCGGGCAACCAGGATCGGACATCAGGCCGGATTCGGGAGAAATCAGTGGTTGAACAAAAACTCATTCCCGGTGAGCGTTGCCCAGTAGAGATCTTCGATCACCTGTCGTCTCAGCGAGGCTCGCTCGTCGTCCGTCTCGCCCTCGGCCACGGCCTCCTCCAGCGCGGGGAGAATCCGGGATGCTTCCGCCTCGGTCGGTGGTCGAGAGAGTGCCGCTTTGAACATCTGATCCAGAATCGCCGCAAACGAAGCATCACTGGCCGAGGCTCGCGCGACGGCAGAATGGTCGTTACGCAATTTCTCGTTCAAGGTGTCGCCGTTGGCCAAATGGAGCGCCTGGGCAAGTGAGGGCTCCGATGATCGCTCGCAAGAGCATGTGTCGTTTCGTTCGGGGCGTCCAAACGCATCGAGGAAGGTATTCGCCACCTGAACGTCGGGCAATTGCACGCTTCGCCAGCCGGTCGGATACCCTGGAAACGCGGTTGGAACGTCGGTGACGGCGGCCATCACGTCAATCAGGACCTCGGCCGGCAGGCGACGGGGGACGTATCGACTGAGAAACTTCGTGTCCCCCTCGTTTCCCGGTACGGGCGCCGCAGATCGCTGATAGGCGGCCGAGGTCATAATGGTTCGGATCAAATGGCGGACGTCGTACCCGTGCTCCCGGAAATCCTCGACGAGCCAGTCCATCAAGGCTCGGTCGCTCGGCGGGTTGGTCGCGCGGAGGTCGTCCTCCGGATCGACCAGTCCGCGACCGAAGAAGTTCGCCCAGACCCGGTTGACGATCGCCGCGGCGAAGTACGGGTTCTCGGGCGATTCGAGCCAGTCGGCCAGTGCCTCGCGGCGGTCGCCAGCCGATTCGAGTGGCATGGCCGCCGCATCGAGCGGCTGCGGAGCCATCGGTTCGCCCCGGCGAGGATGACGAATGTCCCCCTCCGACGCCGGAATGATATCCACATCGCCTTGGGCCGCTCCGAGGTCCCCGTCCTTCAGCTTGACCCGACCGAACAGGTTCGCAAAGCCATAGTACTGGTCCTGGGTCCACTTTTCCAAAGGGTGGTTGTGGCAACGCGCGCAGGTCATCGCCAACCCCAGGAACGCCATGCTCGCGTTTTCGGTTAGTTCAATCGGATCACGATGGATCACGAAGTAATTCCCTGCGCCGTTGTCGAGCGTGCTTCCCTTTGCCGTCAGAATGTCCCGAGCAAACTCATCCCACGGTCGATTCTCGGCCACGCTCTCCCGAATGAATCGGTAGAAGCTCCACATCGCCGGCTTCGGCAGGTTCCGCGAAGACACGAGCAAAAGATCCGACCACTTGTACGACCAGTAATCAATAAATTCCTCGCTGTTCAAAAGCTGATCGATCACTGTTGCCCGTTTCCCCGGATCGTCATCCGTGAGAAACGCCTCTACCTCGGCCACCTTCGGCAACGTTCCGGTTGCATCCAGGAAGGCCCTGCGCAAGAAGGTCGCGTCATCGCTCAGTGGCGAGGGGGGAATGTTCAACGATCGCAGTTTTTCAAGATTGATTCGATCAATCTCATTGAATCGCGGTGACGAGGCAAACAGGTCCGGGGCGATGGCCCGATCGTAAGGGACCGTCACGGTTGCCAGATCGACGCGGCTGTCGAACCAGACGGTGATCGCTCCTTCGCCGTGGCCGACAACCGTCAAGCGTCCGGAGTCATCCACGGTGGCCACAGTTTCGTCGGTCGTCCCGAACTTCGCCCACCGGGTCACGTCGGCCGAGCGGCCGTCGCGGTAAACGGCTCGAACCAGAACCTGCTGCGACTGGCCAGGGGTGAGCGTCACGGCCGAGGGCATGACCTCGACCCGGTCGATCTTCGCGTCGTCGTCGCTCGGCGCGGGCATTCCGGCACCGATCCACTCGGCAATGACTCGGTATTCGAGCGAATCCAGAGCAAATCGCGGGCCTCCGCCATGCTCGACCACTCCCGTCGCCTTCAGCAGCATCAGGCTTTCTTCAGGTGCAGTTTTGTTGATCCGACGAGCGAGGGCCTGGCGGGTCAGGGCATCGTAATCGACTTCCGGGCCATAACCCCGCAAGGTCAGCCGCAGGCCGTTCTTCCCGGCCGCGGCTCCGTGGCACGAGCCTTGGTTACAGCCGGCCTTGGTGAGAATGGGCAAGACGTGATTCCGAAAACTCCAGGGTTCGTCCTGAGTTGCGTCGCGAACCTGAACTGGGGCCGAAAGGGTCCGATTTCCCACGGTCGCGGTCAGGGTCGTCACGCCATCAGAGACGGGAACGACGGTTCCATCGGCCGAGACCGTGGCGATATTCGGGTTGCTGATGGCGAACAACACCTCCCTGCTCGGTTCTCCGATGGCAACTCCCACTGTGTTCAGTCGTTCAACGATCACGCGTTGCGACGCCTTTGGGCCGTCGAGCGTAACCGCGGAGGGCAAGAGCATCAGCGCGTCGTCGGCCCCGGCAGTCGTCACACCACAGACCAGGAGCGAAACCAGGGCCATCCCGAATCGTCGTGGGCTGCTCATACAAGAGATCTCGTCAAGGAGGGCGGGACGGAGAAGACAGTCTGGCTGCGGAGACAAGCAAGGCTGTGGGGCATGATCGCCCTGGCGTTGCGGCATGGCGCTCGCCTGTGGGTCTGCTGCGTTGTCGATCGTTCAAACGTGATCAACCAGGAACGATCTCACACGCCTCTACGACCTAACGGCAGAACATCCTTGCGTTTGCTTATCGACCGCTTTTGACCCCTCGGGCAGTAGCGCGCCAGCATTCAATTCGGATGCGCCCGTCCGGCTGCTCCTCCGGGCGGAACCCGTGGGCCATCGGGCCTGAGAGCACGACATGCCGGACGAATGCTTTCTCGCGTTGCGGAGAGCCCCGGTCGTACCACTCATCGAAGTCGAGCACAAACGTTTCTTCGATCATGTGGACCGAGTCCATGCCCGAGACGGTTAGCAGGTCCGCCAGCTCTCCGGGGGTGGCGTTGGACGTATGCGTATGATCTCGAAGCCGCTCGATCCCTTGATGCCACGACCGGGCCTGGGGGTCCGGATCGGTCGTCTGATCGCTCAGGACCAGTACACCGCCAGACCGGAGCAATGCTGCCTGTCGGGCGATGAACAGCATCGGATCGTGCACGTGATGCAGCACATAGCGTGACAGGCAAGCGTCAAACGGGGCGAACTCGGCCGGTTGATGGTCCTGGAGCGACCCGACCAGGAACTCCACCCGATCCCCGAAGCGTTCGCAGCGGGTTCGGGCTCGGGCAATCATCTCGGGTGAGAGATCAATCCCGACGACACGGTGCCCCGCTTCGAGCAACGCCTCGGCCACCAGACCGGGGCCGCAGCCGACGTCGAGCACGAGGCTTTCCGGCTTCAGCTCTGCCACCTCTAGCAGCCGGGCCAACGCAGTCGGGTCCGTCTGCACAGGAGCCTGTTCAAACTGAGCCGCCTGGGCATCGAACGCGGAGGCAACGGCCCGGTCATGGGAAGAGGTTACAGGACGACTCATCGGCGGTTGGTGCTCGCTCGGTCTGAATCGACAGGCCTTCGGAATCTCGGTCTCCCCAGGCCCGCCGATCGGGATTAACCCAGGTCGATCAGAACAAGGGATGAATCGGCTCCACCCCGTGATCGACGACTCGAAGCGGACGACCCTGCGGGCCGGGCAGCTCCGTTTCGAGATCGATCCCCAGCCCGTGGAAGACGGTCGCCGCGATCTCGGCCGTCGACACGGGCTGATCCTTCGGTGCGTGACCAATCTCGTCCGACGCTCCCACCACGTTGCCCCCTCGAATCGGGCCGCCCGCAAACAGAACGGTCCAGCATGCCGGGTGGTGATCGCGGCCTCCGGCGGGGTTGATCTTCGGGGTTCGCCCGAACTCGCCAAACGCGAGGATCATGGTGTTCTCAAGCATGCCTCGCTCATACAGGTCGGTGAGCAGGGCGGTGTAGGCGTTGTCGAAGTTCGGCCCGATCTCGTTCTGATAGGCCTCGATCGGGCTAAACGGAGACGAGCCGTGGATATCCCACGTAATCTCGTTGAAGACCGTCTCGAACATGTTGACGGTCACAAACCGAACACCCCGCTCGACCAACCGACGGGCCATCAGGCAGCTCTGGCCGAACCGAGTTCGGCCGTAGCGGTCCCGAATGTCGTCCGGCTCGGCGTCGAGGGCGAACGCCTCTCGGGCCTCGGCACTCGACATCAGGCCGTAGGCACGCTGGAAGTTCTCATCGAGCAGTCGGGCATCTTCCGACGCTTCGAAGTCCCGAACGGCGCCGTCGATCGCGGCTCGGAAGGATTGGCGACGCGACTCCCGAGCCCCGGTCACGTACTCCGGCGGCAAGAGGTCGGGCACCTTGAAGTCCGGGGCGTTCGGATCGGCTCCGAGCACGAACGGGTCGTAGCTCTTGCCCAGAAATCCGGCATCCTGCCCGTGGGGCATGTTCCCGCCGGTGTTGCCGATCGGCCGGGGCAGCAAGACGTGCGGGGGCACATCTCCTCGGGGGCCTTTGAGATACGACAGCACCGATCCCATGTGCGGGTACTTGATCGCTCCGTTGCCGAACAGTCGGCCGGTCTGCATCATCTGGTGGCCGGTGTCGTGCACGGCGGTCGCCGTGTGATAGGCCGACCGAACAAGGGCCACCTTGTCCATGTTCCTGGCCAGCTTCGGGAAAATCTCGCTAACCTGGATGCCCGGAACGTTCGTGTCGATCGGCCGGAAGGGGCCTCGAATCTCGCTCGGCGCGTCGGGTTTCATGTCCCAGGTGTCAAGCTGGCTCGGGCCGCCAACCAGAAAGAGCATGATGCAATTCATGTCCTGATCACGCGGAACGGCCCCTCGGGCCTCCAACGCGTGCAGGCCGGGCAACGAAAGCCCCAGGGTCGCAAGAGATCCAGCATGCAGGAAATCCCGACGGGTCAGTCCGTCGCAGAAATGGGCCGGTTTGCGAGCATCGAGCCGATACATGGCAGAGACCTCAACTCCGGTTCAGGACGTTGTCGGGGGGAGGAGAACGCACTCCGTCGAGTGGTGGGACGGTTCTCCAGCCTTTCCAGGCTATCGTACCAGTGAAGGCGGGTCAAACCTGGTGAACCTCCCGCGATCGTCCCGCCCTGCTCCATTCGGGCCTCGGAGCAACTCGACCGGATTCTCCCGATCCGCACGGTCAACTCCACTTGCGGTCCCGACCCTGACGCCGCGATCCCTCGGGTTGGGTTGTCCGGAAGCCTTTCGATGCGATAAGGTGAATCGTCACGATCTGGTTCACGCGCAATCGAGACGGATGGGGAGAGTGTTCTCGTGTCGGCATTGCTCGAAACGAATCTCGCAGGGCTTCCGAAGCGATCGGGCAAGGTCCGCGACGTGTACGACCTGGGCGATCGTTTGCTGATCGTCGCCACCGACCGCATTAGCGCCTACGACTGGGTCTTACCGAACGGAATTCCCGACAAGGGCCGTATCCTGACCCGACTTTCCGCCTTCTGGTTCCATCACCTCGACACCCCGAATCACCTCATCTCGACCGATCTCGACGCCGCCGGACTCGACCTCTCGGCCGACGATCGCACGCAGCTCGACGGCCGCGTCATGCTCGTTCGCAAGGCCGAAGTCATCCCCTTCGAGTGTGTTGTGCGTGGCTATCTTTTTGGCAGCGCCTGGCGCGAATATCGAACGAAAGGAACCGTCTGCGGCGAGCGTCTGCCCACCAGCCTCGTCGAGGCCGCCAAGCTTGATCCCCCCCTGTTCACCCCCGCCACCAAGGCCGACGAGGGGCACGACGAGAACGTCAGCTTCGAGGAACTCTCGGCCGACCTTGGTCCCGAACTGGCCGATACTCTGCGTGAGCTCAGCGTCCAGATTTACCGAAAGGCCGCCGAGCACGCCGCCACCGCGAACCTCATCCTCGCCGACACCAAGTTCGAGTTCGGCCGCGAGACCACCAGCGGCGAACTCATCCTCATCGACGAGGTCCTCACGCCCGACAGCTCGCGCTACTGGCCGCTCGATGCGTACAAACCCGGCGTCGTCCCCCCCTCATTCGACAAGCAATTCGTCCGTGACTGGCTCGATTCGACCGACTGGGACAAGCAAAGCGAACCCCCCGCCTTGCCCGATGAGATTGTCGAACAGACCCGAGCGAAGTACATTGAGGCGTTCGAACGATTAACCGGGCAGTCGTTCCCCTTGCGTTGAATGATCCGCTGGCGGTGGACGTGAATCACCAACGGGCTGAGCTTCGGATGAGTCTCACGCTCCCCTTTTGGGTTGGTGCGCTGATCCTGATCCTCCCCGCGACCATCATGGTCCTCGCCGTGGTGGGTGCGTTGCCGACCTGGAGCGGATATATCCTGTTCCTGATCCTGTTCAGTCTCCCCGTTCCGGCCGCGGCCTGGACCATCGGCAACGGGTTTCACGCTCTGAGAGTGTCGCATCAACCTGCGGTCCTGGATCAAAGGTCCAACCGGGCGATCGGAACCATTCGCTCCTGGTGGACCTCGATCAGTGCCCTGGTGTCGATCCTGCTGGGCCTCCTGGTCATTACGGCATCGCTCACCATGCTTGGCTGGTTCCTGCTCAAACTCCTGGTCTTCGGCTG
This window encodes:
- a CDS encoding c-type cytochrome domain-containing protein; amino-acid sequence: MTALCCLAALPWIALASDAEPVRFREQVAPILVSRCLACHQDDDAQGGLNMSSFALLREGGDIEGDLILLPGEPEASHLVSVLKPDAAIRMPLKQEPLTDDEIELIARWVAEGAVFDGPSEDVPLTSLVDPLAHLPKVEVTAEVADPVSAVSYAPDGSRLAAARGSDIFLFDADCSDPTALLEGHEGGINALIFSPDGQRLVAVGGRPGLFGTVAVWRVETGERLGSWKGHADAILSAALSPDGAVLATASYDRIVTLWNLESGDEIRSLREHTDAVYALAFSPDGTKLASASGDRTVKLWETESGRRLESLGDATEELYAVTFADEGATLIAAGADRTIRRWTLAGDSGTLDRSAIAHDGAVLDLLVTPDGSSLISTGDDGTVKRWSLAELAPLDAWPRQPDWPLAAALDPSGTQLALGRYDGALVLLPGTPESTGEDRIEVSLLDPPATKAAPSTGESEPKKETPQLVRRPSLGPPSPKGAERGRTVTVDLAGTGVGQANAVVFDDPRLVATIVPSEAPDPNRLRISVSIEADAPIGPHLIRVQTPLGVPAAQAFAVYAAPEAAEEEPNRTIDEAKTLSWPTTLAGTIETPGDVDHVRFSVARGQTVVCTDRGGMLGSALDPALELRNESGQMVGQGRSVLSYRADTDELLMLRIADRQFGGSGNHFYRIEIGEIPRVEDVFPLGVPLGGSAELSVSGANLGESVVSVSASSADSPGTLRVVPATDRFGREAEGNLKVVVAEGTQRVEQEPNDEPCCGRELEVPGGLSGRIDHEGDIDHVTINARFGQPLMIEVFGHRLGTEIDPILEILDAEGKPVPLAVLRPVARTAVAFRDHDATQDRIRLTRWDELAQDDYVLIGRELTRLFALPRNPDDDAVFWSAGGRRLSYLGTTPEQHPQDQPIDKVEIHPPGTTFPAGGAAPITLVHRNDDAPGLGKDAAIRFDPPRDGTYQIRVSDARGLGGPGFGYHLVAREPHPDFAVTLRTEHPDIPRGGATVIPVNVQRIDGFNAPIDLRVEGLPKGIRATSARVEAGHMTADLLLMADHDAPTFSSAPWQVVAEAARDGSSGELIRHDIRPGGNRSSWITVTPEPDLRVSTDRDRVIIRPGDRVELTFRVDRSASFSGRVPIDVRNLPHGVRVLNIGLNGVLITESQTERTVFLYAEPWVSPTERPFFGVGRVEAAGTEHSTPPITLVIAGAPSEGSSGDDLP
- a CDS encoding DUF1553 domain-containing protein translates to MSSPRRFGMALVSLLVCGVTTAGADDALMLLPSAVTLDGPKASQRVIVERLNTVGVAIGEPSREVLFAISNPNIATVSADGTVVPVSDGVTTLTATVGNRTLSAPVQVRDATQDEPWSFRNHVLPILTKAGCNQGSCHGAAAGKNGLRLTLRGYGPEVDYDALTRQALARRINKTAPEESLMLLKATGVVEHGGGPRFALDSLEYRVIAEWIGAGMPAPSDDDAKIDRVEVMPSAVTLTPGQSQQVLVRAVYRDGRSADVTRWAKFGTTDETVATVDDSGRLTVVGHGEGAITVWFDSRVDLATVTVPYDRAIAPDLFASSPRFNEIDRINLEKLRSLNIPPSPLSDDATFLRRAFLDATGTLPKVAEVEAFLTDDDPGKRATVIDQLLNSEEFIDYWSYKWSDLLLVSSRNLPKPAMWSFYRFIRESVAENRPWDEFARDILTAKGSTLDNGAGNYFVIHRDPIELTENASMAFLGLAMTCARCHNHPLEKWTQDQYYGFANLFGRVKLKDGDLGAAQGDVDIIPASEGDIRHPRRGEPMAPQPLDAAAMPLESAGDRREALADWLESPENPYFAAAIVNRVWANFFGRGLVDPEDDLRATNPPSDRALMDWLVEDFREHGYDVRHLIRTIMTSAAYQRSAAPVPGNEGDTKFLSRYVPRRLPAEVLIDVMAAVTDVPTAFPGYPTGWRSVQLPDVQVANTFLDAFGRPERNDTCSCERSSEPSLAQALHLANGDTLNEKLRNDHSAVARASASDASFAAILDQMFKAALSRPPTEAEASRILPALEEAVAEGETDDERASLRRQVIEDLYWATLTGNEFLFNH
- a CDS encoding class I SAM-dependent methyltransferase, whose product is MSRPVTSSHDRAVASAFDAQAAQFEQAPVQTDPTALARLLEVAELKPESLVLDVGCGPGLVAEALLEAGHRVVGIDLSPEMIARARTRCERFGDRVEFLVGSLQDHQPAEFAPFDACLSRYVLHHVHDPMLFIARQAALLRSGGVLVLSDQTTDPDPQARSWHQGIERLRDHTHTSNATPGELADLLTVSGMDSVHMIEETFVLDFDEWYDRGSPQREKAFVRHVVLSGPMAHGFRPEEQPDGRIRIECWRATARGVKSGR
- a CDS encoding DUF1501 domain-containing protein; the encoded protein is MYRLDARKPAHFCDGLTRRDFLHAGSLATLGLSLPGLHALEARGAVPRDQDMNCIMLFLVGGPSQLDTWDMKPDAPSEIRGPFRPIDTNVPGIQVSEIFPKLARNMDKVALVRSAYHTATAVHDTGHQMMQTGRLFGNGAIKYPHMGSVLSYLKGPRGDVPPHVLLPRPIGNTGGNMPHGQDAGFLGKSYDPFVLGADPNAPDFKVPDLLPPEYVTGARESRRQSFRAAIDGAVRDFEASEDARLLDENFQRAYGLMSSAEAREAFALDAEPDDIRDRYGRTRFGQSCLMARRLVERGVRFVTVNMFETVFNEITWDIHGSSPFSPIEAYQNEIGPNFDNAYTALLTDLYERGMLENTMILAFGEFGRTPKINPAGGRDHHPACWTVLFAGGPIRGGNVVGASDEIGHAPKDQPVSTAEIAATVFHGLGIDLETELPGPQGRPLRVVDHGVEPIHPLF
- a CDS encoding phosphoribosylaminoimidazolesuccinocarboxamide synthase, with protein sequence MSALLETNLAGLPKRSGKVRDVYDLGDRLLIVATDRISAYDWVLPNGIPDKGRILTRLSAFWFHHLDTPNHLISTDLDAAGLDLSADDRTQLDGRVMLVRKAEVIPFECVVRGYLFGSAWREYRTKGTVCGERLPTSLVEAAKLDPPLFTPATKADEGHDENVSFEELSADLGPELADTLRELSVQIYRKAAEHAATANLILADTKFEFGRETTSGELILIDEVLTPDSSRYWPLDAYKPGVVPPSFDKQFVRDWLDSTDWDKQSEPPALPDEIVEQTRAKYIEAFERLTGQSFPLR